One stretch of Poecilia reticulata strain Guanapo linkage group LG21, Guppy_female_1.0+MT, whole genome shotgun sequence DNA includes these proteins:
- the xrn2 gene encoding 5'-3' exoribonuclease 2 isoform X2, which produces MGVPAFFRWLSRKYPSIIVHCVEEKGKECNGVRIPVDTTKPNPNEVEFDNLYLDMNGIIHPCTHPEDKPAPKNEDEMMVAIFEYIDRLFNIVRPRRVLYMAIDGVAPRAKMNQQRSRRFRASKEGAELTEEKSRMREEIIQRGGYLPPEEIKERFDSNCITPGTEFMDNLAQCLRYYVAERLSNDPGWKNVAVFLSDASVPGEGEHKIMDFIRRQRAQPNHDPNTHHCLCGADADLIMLGLATHEPNFTIIREEFKPNKPRPCSLCGQTGHEMKDCQGVARQKQGEHDEFAGSMPAAEQEFIFIRLCVLREYLSRELTMASLPFPFDFERSVDDWVFMCFFVGNDFLPHLPSLEIREGAIDRLVNIYKDVVHKTGGYLTQNGFVNLERVEMIMQAVGVAEDNIFKKRKEDDENFKRRNKEKRKRMKAEQQGPAFMTSGQFAPQALGRRDRPEPVHNARYQAYDMRMQSVEQHNKDAAQSLKSMMRNGGRSSAGVSDGADRGVKRKPEDSDSEPEPEDNVRLWEDGWKQRYYKTKFDVDVSDDGFRKKVVRSYVEGLCWVLRYYYQGCASWKWFFPFHYAPFASDFRDIQEMFSEFEKDTKPFKPLEQLMGVFPAASGNFLPPTWRNLMMSADSSIIDFYPDDFAIDLNGKKYAWQGVALLPFVDERRLRGALADVYPDLTPDEVRRNSLGSDVLFLGRSHLLFDFIHELYRSETREEAPVPAELCHGIQGTLNLDEDPILPDETVKSPVPLLRDISVNSAINVKFRDPQFAEGFVFKAVLLPGAKLPSKVLKPGDYERGARGPWRPQLGFNPNRQQAHLDQAGFRALGHSLPRAQQFRGQYSNAAPPSSYHQGSYSRHGSGQQHFQHSRQNAPQRPPPSFSSVPPPFPRQQQQPFRGGGQGWDRALQAQQSAYQQNLSRGGVGPGGYQQRYDQRREDWGDRRDNRGQQQARGFPLPPPSRHIGWNN; this is translated from the exons ATGGGAGTTCCGGCTTTTTTCCGCTGGCTGAGCCGGAAGTACCCGTCGATAATCGTCCACTGTGTGGAGGAGAAG GGGAAGGAGTGTAACGGCGTTCGCATCCCGGTGGACACGACCAAGCCGAACCCCAACGAGGTGGAGTTTGATAACCTGTACCTGGACATGAACGGGATCATCCACCCGTGCACCCACCCGGAGGACAA GCCCGCTCCGAAGAATGAGGACGAGATGATGGTGGCCATATTCGAGTACATCGACCGCCTGTTCAACATCGTGCGGCCCAGGCGGGTTCTCTACATGGCCATCGACGGAGTG GCTCCCCGGGCCAAAATGAACCAGCAGCGCTCCCGGCGGTTCCGGGCCTCCAAGGAGGGGGCAGAGCTGACGGAGGAGAAGAGCCGCATGAGGGAGGAGATCATCCAGAGAG GAGGATATCTTCCCCCAGAGGAGATCAAGGAGCGATTCGACAGCAACTGCATCACTCCT GGCACAGAGTTCATGGATAACCTGGCTCAGTGTCTGCGTTACTACGTGGCGGAGCGGCTCAGCAACGACCCGGGATGGAAGAACGTGGCG GTTTTCCTGTCTGACGCCAGCGTTCCAGGGGAGGGAGAACACAAGATCATGGATTTCATCAGGAGACAGAGAG CTCAGCCCAACCACGACCCCAACACACACCACTGCCTGTGCGGCGCCGACG CTGACCTCATCATGCTGGGCCTGGCCACCCATGAGCCAAACTTCACCATCATCAGGGAGGAGTTCAAGCCCAACAAGCCGCGGCCGTGTTCGCTGTGCGGCCAGACGGGCCACGAGATGAAGGACTGCCAGGGCGTGGCGCGCCAGAAGCAGGGGGAG CATGATGAGTTCGCCGGCTCCATGCCTGCAGCCGAGCAGGAGTTCATCTTCATCAGGCTCTGCGTCCTGAGGGAG TACCTGTCCAGAGAGCTGACCATGGCCAGCCTGCCCTTCCCCTTCGACTTTGAGCGGAGCGTGGACGACTGGGTCTTCATGTGCTTCTTTGTGGGGAACGACTTCCTGCCTCACCTGCCGTCCCTGGAGATCAG AGAGGGCGCCATCGACCGGCTGGTCAACATCTACAAGGACGTGGTGCACAAGACCGGA GGCTACCTGACACAGAACGGGTTCGTGAACCTGGAGCGGGTGGAGATGATCATGCAGGCGGTGGGCGTGGCCGAGGATAACATCTTCAAGAAGCGCAAAGAGGACGAT GAGAACTTCAAGAGGAGAAACAAGGAGAAACGGAAGAGGATGAAG GCCGAGCAGCAGGGTCCGGCCTTTATGACCTCGGGTCAGTTCGCCCCCCAGGCCCTGGGCAGGAGGGACCGTCCTGAGCCGGTCCACAACGCCCGCTACCAGGCCTACGACATGAGGATGCAGTCGGTCGAGCAGCACAACAAG GATGCAGCTCAGTCCCTGAAGTCCATGATGAGGAACGGAGGCAGG TCGTCTGCAGGCGTGAGCGACGGCGCAGACCGAGGAGTCAAAAGGAAACCTGAGGACAGCGACAGCGAGCCGGAGCCCGAAGACAACGTCAG GCTGTGGGAGGACGGCTGGAAGCAGAGGTACTATAAGACCAAGTTCGACGTGGACGTGTCTGACGACGGCTTCAGGAAGAAGGTGGTGCGCTCCTACGTGGAGGGGCTGTGCTGGGTGCTGCGCTACTACTACCAG GGCTGCGCCTCCTGGAAGTGGTTCTTCCCGTTCCACTACGCTCCGTTCGCCTCCGACTTCAGAGACATCCAGGAAATGTTCTCAGAGTTCGAGAAGGACACCAAACCG TTCAAGCCTCTGGAGCAGCTGATGGGAGTGTTTCCTGCCGCCAGTGGGAACTTCCTGCCGCCCACATGGAGGAACCTGATGATGAGCGCG GATTCCTCCATCATCGACTTTTACCCTGACGACTTCGCCATCGACCTGAACGGGAAGAAGTACGCCTGGCAGG GCGTGGCCCTGCTGCCGTTTGTGGATGAGCGCCGACTGAGGGGGGCTCTGGCCGACGTTTACCCCGACCTGACGCCCGACGAAG TGCGGAGGAACAGTCTGGGCAGCGACGTCTTGTTCCTGGGCAGATCCCACCTGCTGTTCGACTTCATCCATGAGCTGTACCGCTCAGAGACTCGGGag GAGGCGCCGGTTCCGGCGGAGCTCTGCCACGGCATCCAGGGAACGCTGAACCTGGACGAGGACCCCATCCTTCCAGACGA GACGGTGAAGTCGCCTGTTCCTCTGCTCAGAGACATTTCAGTCAACAGCGCCATCAA TGTGAAGTTCCGGGATCCCCAGTTTGCTGAAGGCTTCGTGTTCAAAGCGGTTCTGCTGCCGGGAGCCAA GTTGCCCAGCAAGGTGCTGAAACCAGGGGACTATGAGCGGGGGGCCCGGGGCCCCTGGAGGCCCCAGCTGGGCTTCAACCCCAACAGGCAGCAGGCCCACCTGGACCAGGCCGGCTTCCGGGCGCTggg CCACAGCCTGCCCAGAGCCCAGCAGTTCAGAGGTCAGTACAGCAACGCTGCACCGCCCAGCAGCTACCACCAGGGGAGCTACAGCCGCCACGGCAGCGGCCAGCAGCACTTCCAGC ATTCCAGGCAGAATGCGCCGCAGCGTCCGCCGCCGTCCTTCAGCAGCGTTCCGCCGCCGTTCCCCAG gcagcagcagcagccgttCCGCGGCGGGGGCCAAGGCTGGGACCGGGCCCTCCAGGCTCAGCAGTCTGCGTACCAGCAGAACCTGAGCCGCGGCGGGGTTGGACCGGGCGGCTACCAGCAGCGCTACGACCAGCGCCGGGAAGACTGGGGCGATCGCCGTGACAACCGGGGCCAGCAGCAG gcCAGAGGattccctcttcctcctccatccaGACACATCGGCTGGAATAACTGA
- the xrn2 gene encoding 5'-3' exoribonuclease 2 isoform X1: protein MGVPAFFRWLSRKYPSIIVHCVEEKGKECNGVRIPVDTTKPNPNEVEFDNLYLDMNGIIHPCTHPEDKPAPKNEDEMMVAIFEYIDRLFNIVRPRRVLYMAIDGVAPRAKMNQQRSRRFRASKEGAELTEEKSRMREEIIQRGGYLPPEEIKERFDSNCITPGTEFMDNLAQCLRYYVAERLSNDPGWKNVAVFLSDASVPGEGEHKIMDFIRRQRAQPNHDPNTHHCLCGADADLIMLGLATHEPNFTIIREEFKPNKPRPCSLCGQTGHEMKDCQGVARQKQGEHDEFAGSMPAAEQEFIFIRLCVLREYLSRELTMASLPFPFDFERSVDDWVFMCFFVGNDFLPHLPSLEIREGAIDRLVNIYKDVVHKTGGYLTQNGFVNLERVEMIMQAVGVAEDNIFKKRKEDDENFKRRNKEKRKRMKAEQQGPAFMTSGQFAPQALGRRDRPEPVHNARYQAYDMRMQSVEQHNKDAAQSLKSMMRNGGRSSAGVSDGADRGVKRKPEDSDSEPEPEDNVRLWEDGWKQRYYKTKFDVDVSDDGFRKKVVRSYVEGLCWVLRYYYQGCASWKWFFPFHYAPFASDFRDIQEMFSEFEKDTKPFKPLEQLMGVFPAASGNFLPPTWRNLMMSADSSIIDFYPDDFAIDLNGKKYAWQGVALLPFVDERRLRGALADVYPDLTPDEVRRNSLGSDVLFLGRSHLLFDFIHELYRSETREEAPVPAELCHGIQGTLNLDEDPILPDETVKSPVPLLRDISVNSAINVKFRDPQFAEGFVFKAVLLPGAKLPSKVLKPGDYERGARGPWRPQLGFNPNRQQAHLDQAGFRALGHSLPRAQQFRGQYSNAAPPSSYHQGSYSRHGSGQQHFQHSRQNAPQRPPPSFSSVPPPFPRQQQQPFRGGGQGWDRALQAQQSAYQQNLSRGGVGPGGYQQRYDQRREDWGDRRDNRGQQQVNIWKPLGSDGSSLTLVLTQFCSSHPDGPVRSEPL from the exons ATGGGAGTTCCGGCTTTTTTCCGCTGGCTGAGCCGGAAGTACCCGTCGATAATCGTCCACTGTGTGGAGGAGAAG GGGAAGGAGTGTAACGGCGTTCGCATCCCGGTGGACACGACCAAGCCGAACCCCAACGAGGTGGAGTTTGATAACCTGTACCTGGACATGAACGGGATCATCCACCCGTGCACCCACCCGGAGGACAA GCCCGCTCCGAAGAATGAGGACGAGATGATGGTGGCCATATTCGAGTACATCGACCGCCTGTTCAACATCGTGCGGCCCAGGCGGGTTCTCTACATGGCCATCGACGGAGTG GCTCCCCGGGCCAAAATGAACCAGCAGCGCTCCCGGCGGTTCCGGGCCTCCAAGGAGGGGGCAGAGCTGACGGAGGAGAAGAGCCGCATGAGGGAGGAGATCATCCAGAGAG GAGGATATCTTCCCCCAGAGGAGATCAAGGAGCGATTCGACAGCAACTGCATCACTCCT GGCACAGAGTTCATGGATAACCTGGCTCAGTGTCTGCGTTACTACGTGGCGGAGCGGCTCAGCAACGACCCGGGATGGAAGAACGTGGCG GTTTTCCTGTCTGACGCCAGCGTTCCAGGGGAGGGAGAACACAAGATCATGGATTTCATCAGGAGACAGAGAG CTCAGCCCAACCACGACCCCAACACACACCACTGCCTGTGCGGCGCCGACG CTGACCTCATCATGCTGGGCCTGGCCACCCATGAGCCAAACTTCACCATCATCAGGGAGGAGTTCAAGCCCAACAAGCCGCGGCCGTGTTCGCTGTGCGGCCAGACGGGCCACGAGATGAAGGACTGCCAGGGCGTGGCGCGCCAGAAGCAGGGGGAG CATGATGAGTTCGCCGGCTCCATGCCTGCAGCCGAGCAGGAGTTCATCTTCATCAGGCTCTGCGTCCTGAGGGAG TACCTGTCCAGAGAGCTGACCATGGCCAGCCTGCCCTTCCCCTTCGACTTTGAGCGGAGCGTGGACGACTGGGTCTTCATGTGCTTCTTTGTGGGGAACGACTTCCTGCCTCACCTGCCGTCCCTGGAGATCAG AGAGGGCGCCATCGACCGGCTGGTCAACATCTACAAGGACGTGGTGCACAAGACCGGA GGCTACCTGACACAGAACGGGTTCGTGAACCTGGAGCGGGTGGAGATGATCATGCAGGCGGTGGGCGTGGCCGAGGATAACATCTTCAAGAAGCGCAAAGAGGACGAT GAGAACTTCAAGAGGAGAAACAAGGAGAAACGGAAGAGGATGAAG GCCGAGCAGCAGGGTCCGGCCTTTATGACCTCGGGTCAGTTCGCCCCCCAGGCCCTGGGCAGGAGGGACCGTCCTGAGCCGGTCCACAACGCCCGCTACCAGGCCTACGACATGAGGATGCAGTCGGTCGAGCAGCACAACAAG GATGCAGCTCAGTCCCTGAAGTCCATGATGAGGAACGGAGGCAGG TCGTCTGCAGGCGTGAGCGACGGCGCAGACCGAGGAGTCAAAAGGAAACCTGAGGACAGCGACAGCGAGCCGGAGCCCGAAGACAACGTCAG GCTGTGGGAGGACGGCTGGAAGCAGAGGTACTATAAGACCAAGTTCGACGTGGACGTGTCTGACGACGGCTTCAGGAAGAAGGTGGTGCGCTCCTACGTGGAGGGGCTGTGCTGGGTGCTGCGCTACTACTACCAG GGCTGCGCCTCCTGGAAGTGGTTCTTCCCGTTCCACTACGCTCCGTTCGCCTCCGACTTCAGAGACATCCAGGAAATGTTCTCAGAGTTCGAGAAGGACACCAAACCG TTCAAGCCTCTGGAGCAGCTGATGGGAGTGTTTCCTGCCGCCAGTGGGAACTTCCTGCCGCCCACATGGAGGAACCTGATGATGAGCGCG GATTCCTCCATCATCGACTTTTACCCTGACGACTTCGCCATCGACCTGAACGGGAAGAAGTACGCCTGGCAGG GCGTGGCCCTGCTGCCGTTTGTGGATGAGCGCCGACTGAGGGGGGCTCTGGCCGACGTTTACCCCGACCTGACGCCCGACGAAG TGCGGAGGAACAGTCTGGGCAGCGACGTCTTGTTCCTGGGCAGATCCCACCTGCTGTTCGACTTCATCCATGAGCTGTACCGCTCAGAGACTCGGGag GAGGCGCCGGTTCCGGCGGAGCTCTGCCACGGCATCCAGGGAACGCTGAACCTGGACGAGGACCCCATCCTTCCAGACGA GACGGTGAAGTCGCCTGTTCCTCTGCTCAGAGACATTTCAGTCAACAGCGCCATCAA TGTGAAGTTCCGGGATCCCCAGTTTGCTGAAGGCTTCGTGTTCAAAGCGGTTCTGCTGCCGGGAGCCAA GTTGCCCAGCAAGGTGCTGAAACCAGGGGACTATGAGCGGGGGGCCCGGGGCCCCTGGAGGCCCCAGCTGGGCTTCAACCCCAACAGGCAGCAGGCCCACCTGGACCAGGCCGGCTTCCGGGCGCTggg CCACAGCCTGCCCAGAGCCCAGCAGTTCAGAGGTCAGTACAGCAACGCTGCACCGCCCAGCAGCTACCACCAGGGGAGCTACAGCCGCCACGGCAGCGGCCAGCAGCACTTCCAGC ATTCCAGGCAGAATGCGCCGCAGCGTCCGCCGCCGTCCTTCAGCAGCGTTCCGCCGCCGTTCCCCAG gcagcagcagcagccgttCCGCGGCGGGGGCCAAGGCTGGGACCGGGCCCTCCAGGCTCAGCAGTCTGCGTACCAGCAGAACCTGAGCCGCGGCGGGGTTGGACCGGGCGGCTACCAGCAGCGCTACGACCAGCGCCGGGAAGACTGGGGCGATCGCCGTGACAACCGGGGCCAGCAGCAGGTAAACATCTGGAAACCTCTGGGATCAGATGGATCCAGTTTgactctggttctgacccagttctgcTCATCACATCCCGACGGGCCAGTCAGATCAGAACCACTTtga